Genomic segment of Populus trichocarpa isolate Nisqually-1 chromosome 12, P.trichocarpa_v4.1, whole genome shotgun sequence:
GATCAAATTtgcatttgaaaattaaaagtaCCTCATTGGGAAGCCCTGCACTTCTTCTCAAAATATTAATTGGTAAGGTTTCAAGAACTCTCACAGGAATAAGTCCCTTTGTATGCCtgtgaaaaaattgaaatcaggACAAAAAATTGGAGATGCAGGCTGTGTATTCTGCATGTTTATATTATGTGATCAGATTACCATATGTAATCAACAGTTCCCATAAACTTGGAGTGGTACGAAGTTGCCAAGGGTTCTCCTCGGTTGTCTCTCAAGCCATGGCTCCCCTAAAGAATGTAACCAAgttatattataagaaaaacttttttttcacctatatttatttctttatagaaaATAGCTACTACAGATGGCCACTGCTTGGTGTAGTGGTAAAAATTTTGGACTTCAATCTACAAGAAAGCAAGTTCAAATATAGACAGCCACTTCACTTCATTGGAAATAaaaggaaggggaaaaaaaagagatctaAAAGCTTACCGGAACCCCAAGATATGCACTATAGAGTTTTAATTCGTGTTGAAGACGTGTGAGTTCTTCACTGCCAGTTGCTAGTCTTAATTCTTCATCACTCCATCTATAAATCAATGACCTTGAGAAATATTCACATGACACCGTACACCAGTAAGTTAAATGAGCCATTACTATTTCAGTgatcaatatttcaaaataagatgctaattaaagataaaacaaatttgCATCCATGGGATCTGAATCTACAAGCTTAAATGACATCCAAAACGGCATAatttccaaatatttttaaccTCGCCACATTTTCATCCTGGGATCTCAAGTCTTTCTGCTGTGGTGGACATTCAAGCTGCCCAGAAATATTCCTACGGTCATGTAGCAGGATTTCCAACTGCCAAAATTCATGCAGCACGTAGCAAATGAAGTTACAACTATGGGGTACCTAGGCATCCAAGTTGAAATAcaaatgatgaagaaaaaaaccacgACCTTGATGCAGTACAATAACAAAACTGACCTCAGAAGCAGTGAGAAACTGATAAATAGCACTCTGATcatcagacaaaaacaatacTGAAGTTAGAAGTTCGCACTGAGGTTTACATGGTATAGGATAAcagtcaaaataataattaggttGCACAACCTCACCTGTGGTAAGCTATTTAGATCCCCACCAATTATAATAGGTATGTTGCCCCATTCTTGTGATAATTTGTAGgctttttcaagaaatattcGAACCTGTATCATGGAGgggtaaatacatatttaagaTATCATGTGTCAAGCTTCCAATAGTATAAATAATGATGGTCACTGCTTGGTGTAGTGGTAAAAATTTGTAGgctttttcaagaaatattcGAACCTGTATCATGGAGgggtaaatacatatttaagaTATCATGTGTCAAGCTTCCAATAGTATAAATAATGAtggtcccccccccccccccccccccaaccaTCCCAATGGGAAATAAAAAAGGTAACACCATCCTGTGCACGGAGAATACATGCAGAGAGGTATATAATCTGTGAGATGCTCTTGGTTTCTTCATAAGGGGGGAGAGGAGCATTGAATACCTGACCTAGCTTGATATCTCCACGGTTTGGGTTGAAGAGTACATGTATATTTCCAACCACTAAGCTTCGCCTTTTTGGGGATATTGTCCTATATATGTGGTGACATGTGAGTGATCAACTTAGTCATATGATTTCAAGAATAACAACTGATTAAGACAAGAGTTTAAATAAGACTTGAGAGATCAAACCCCTTTTTAATCATAAGAGGGGGGGAAAAAGTAGATGCTGCTGTTTCAggtcaattataaaattaactgCAGTTGAATAAGAAATTATTGCAAACCATTAACTTAAAA
This window contains:
- the LOC7490076 gene encoding carbon catabolite repressor protein 4 homolog 5 isoform X3, giving the protein MIFYRRMGLEVFTRFTLLHEEHIEFQSFGLRNNVAQFCVLKMNENQSGTGLCTEASKTISPKRRSLVVGNIHVLFNPNRGDIKLGQVRIFLEKAYKLSQEWGNIPIIIGGDLNSLPQSAIYQFLTASELEILLHDRRNISGQLECPPQQKDLRSQDENVARSLIYRWSDEELRLATGSEELTRLQHELKLYSAYLGVPGSHGLRDNRGEPLATSYHSKFMGTVDYIWHTKGLIPVRVLETLPINILRRSAGLPNEKWGSDHLALVCELAFANDGTIV
- the LOC7490076 gene encoding carbon catabolite repressor protein 4 homolog 5 isoform X2; this translates as MHQSIRIYISKFRWNSWNGNGEKSLYVRRCITTMQGYSVFRQEVDRFDDLDDLLQKDGFRGVYKARTGEACDGCAVFWKDKLFTLLHEEHIEFQSFGLRNNVAQFCVLKMNENQSGTGLCTEASKTISPKRRSLVVGNIHVLFNPNRGDIKLGQVRIFLEKAYKLSQEWGNIPIIIGGDLNSLPQSAIYQFLTASELEILLHDRRNISGQLECPPQQKDLRSQDENVARSLIYRWSDEELRLATGSEELTRLQHELKLYSAYLGVPGSHGLRDNRGEPLATSYHSKFMGTVDYIWHTKGLIPVRVLETLPINILRRSAGLPNEKWGSDHLALVCELAFANDGTIV